The Acidimicrobiales bacterium sequence GGCCTTGGTCCCGGACACGCGCCAGCCGCCGTTCGCTTCGGTCGCGGTCGCGTCCACGGCATCGAGATCCCAGCGGCCGTTCTCGGCCAACGCCAACGCGCCGACCGACTCGCCGGCGGCCGCGGCGGCAAGCTCATCCTCCGCGCCCGCCTCGGTGAGCACCGGGATGAACTGGCTGACGACGGCCAGCAGCGGCCCGGGCGCGGCGACCCGTCCGAGCTCCTCCGCCAGCAGGCCGAGTTCGACGAAGCCGAGTCCGAGACCGCCCGCGTCCTCGGCGACCCCGAGGGCCGGCCAGTACAGCTCGACCATCTGCGTCCACAGCGCGTCGGCGCTCCCTCCGCCGTCGTAGATCGACCGGACGAGAGCCGGTTGACACGCCCCCTCGAGCACCGATCGGATGTTGTCGCGGAGGTCGAACTGGTCGTCGGAGAGTTCGAGATCCATACTTCCCTGTCCGTTCCGTTGACAGCTTCTAACAGTGGCGTCACCGTAATCAGCGACCGTCACCGAGAGGAAACCCATGACCATCGATCTGTTCCGATACGAGGGAAAGCGGGTTGTCGTCGTCGGCGGCGCGACCGGCATGGGCGCCGCGACCGCACGCATGGCCGCTGATCTCGGCGCCGAGGTGATCGTGCTCGACGTCGCACCGGTCGAGTACGACTGCGCGCAGTCGATCGAGGTCGACCTGCGGAACCAGGCGAGCGTCGACGCGGCTGCCGATGCGATCGACGGCGGTGTCGACGCGATCTTCGCGTGCGCCGGCGTCGCCGACGGCACCGCCGGGATCATGCTGATCAACTTCACGGCGCAGCGACATTTCATCGACCGCATCCGGTCGCAGGGGAAGTTGAACGCCGGTGGCTCGATCGCGTTCATCTCGTCCACGGCCGGGCTGGGCTGGAAGAACAATCGGGAGCGGGTCGCCGACTTCCTGTCGAACGCGGACTGGGCCTCGGCCGCGGCCTGGACCGAGGAGAACCCCGACACCGACAGCTACGGGTTCAGCAAGGAAGCGATCAACCTCTACGTCGTGCAGCAGGCGTTCCCCATGCTCAAGGCCGGTCATCGCATCAACGCGATCTGCCCCGGTCCGACGGTCACGCCCCTCGCCGAGGCCAACGCCGACATGTGGCTCACGTTCGCCGCCGACTATCGCGAGGAGGCCGGGGTCGACACGCTCCAGCCGGAGCAGATGGCGAGCACGCTGATCTTCCTGTGCAGCGCGGCGGCGAGTGGCATCAACGGCGAGATGCTCCAGGTCGATCAGGGCCACACCAACGCGTCGCTGTACGACGCCTACGACGCTCCCATCGTGAAGATGATCGCCGGCGACATCGAATGGGACTTCGCCGCCCTCGGCTTCGAATAGCCATACTTTCTGGGGTCAGACCCCCGCACTTTCTGGGGTCAGACCCCCGTACGTTCTTGGGCGTCACACCCTCTCCGTAGCTTCGGTCGCATGGCACGAATGCGGAGACGGGAAGTCGGCGGCGGGTGGCACCATGTGCTGAACCGGGGAGCGCGAAGACTCCCGGTCTTCGGCGACGAGGCCGACTACCGAGCCTTCCTGCGCATCCTCGGCCAGTCGCTCGCAGCGTCGGACGCCCGAGCGCACGCCTACGCGCTCATGCCGAACCACTTTCATCTCGTGCTCGAGGCCACGGTGGACCAAATGGCGACGACGATGAAATCGCTGGCGGCGTCGTACACCCGGAGGTTCAACGCGCGCTACGGCTACGACGGCGCTCTCTTCCGCGGTCGCTATCGATCCAAGCCGATCGCTTCGGAGCGACAACTGCGCGAGACCGTCCGCTATGTCCATCGCAACCCCGTCGGCGACGGTCCGCTCGACCCGACGCGGCTCCGTTGGACCAGCCACCTGGCATACACGGGAGTCGTCAGCGGGCCGTCCTGGCTGAAGACGGCGACGGTGCTGCATCGGTTCGCGGACGACGTCGCAACCTTCGACGCCTTCGTCTCCTCCGGCACCGCCGAGGGTCACGGACCACGCCTCCTCGACCCGGTCCTCAACGTCTCCGGCATTCGGCGGATCGAGGCTGCCCTCGGTGTGGAGTCCGACGCCGAGCGTGAAGTCCTTCGAGCCGGTGGACGAGGGGTACGCAACGACGTCCGGCTGGCCGCACTCCTCCTCGGCCACCTCCGCGGCGTCGAAGATGTCGGTTCGCTGGCCGAGCGCTACGGGTACCGCAACATTGCGACGGCTCGCAGCGCCATCGCTCGCGCCCGGGCCCGAGTGGATCGCGATCCCGGCTTCCGCGCGTTGGTGTCCGACGCCGCAGCTCGGCTCGACCAATGGCGCAGAGAAAGTACGGGGGTCTGACCCCTACATACCTTCGCGGAGGACGGTCTTCTTGATCTTGCCCATGGGGGTGCGGGCGAAGCCGTCGACGAAGGTGATGGCATCGGGAACCTTGTAGCGGGCGAGGTGTTGGCCGCACAGGGCGATCAGATCGGCATCGCTCACCGCGCTGTCCTCCATCAGCTCGACGAAGGCGACCACACGCTCACCGAGACGGTCGTCCGGCACGCCGATCACCGCGCAGGCCGCGACGGCCGGACTCTCGTGGAGTACCCGTTCGACCTCGGCCGGGTACACGTTGGCGCCGCCTCGGATGATGAGGTCGTTCTTGCGATCGTGGATGCGCAGGTTGCCGTCGGCATCGAGCGAACCGATGTCACCGGTGTGCAGCAACCCGCCCCGCAGTGCCTCGGCGGTCGCATCCGCCCGGTTCCAGTAGCCGAGCATCGGCCGCCAGACGTCGACGAACTCGCCGTCGGTCGCGGTGCCCACGCACACCTCACCCGGCTCACCCGGCGCGCAGTCGCCACCGTTCTCGTCGAGGATTCGCACCGAGCACTGGGGCAGCGCCTTGCCACACGAGCCCTCGACCGGCGGCTCCGTGACGTCCTCCACCGTCACCGCCGTCGGTGCCTCCGTGAGCCCGTACCCGGTGCCCACCCGCACGCCGAACCGCTCCTCGTACAGCCGACGAAATGCGTCGGGCATGTCCGCGCCGCCCACGCCGATTGCCTGGATCGACGCGAGCATGTCGTCGGTCACTGCCGGATTCGTGAGCAGGTCGTGGACCATCGCGGGGACCGCGGAGAACGTCGTGATCCGCTCCGCCGCGATCCACTCGGCCATGCCGACCCCGTCCACGCGATCCATGCAGACGAGACTGAGCCCGCACTGGTATGACACACAGGGGCCGAGCACGACCAGGTTGAGAATCGTCAGCGGCAGGGCGACACCCATGACACCGCCGTCCGGATGGGTCCCCCGCACCGCACTCACGCGGCCCGGGACGAGCATGTTGTGCTGCGAGTGGACCGCACCCTTCGGGAACCCGGTCGTGCCGGACGTGTACGCGATCGCGGCCGGCGCGAGCGGGTCGATCGTCGCCCGCGTCGCGGCGTCCGCGCTCGCGACGCGCTCGCGCCACTCCCCCACCTCGACGATCTCCCGAAGCTCGGGGACCTCGCCATGTTGTCGCTGCGCGGCGGCCACGTCCGCGTCAGCGAGCAGCACCCCGGCCTGCGCGTCGCGCAGCATGTACGCCTTCTCCGGCGGCGCCAGCGGACGATTGATCCCGAGCCAGATCGCACCGAGTCGCATCGCGGCGAAGAACGCGATGACGATGTCGACGTCGTTCGGCAGCGACATCGCGACCCGGTCACCGGACCCCACACCGAGCGCCACCAACGCGCCCGCCGCACGGTCCACCTCCGCGTCGAGTTCCGCCAGCGTGAAGCGGCCACCCCGCCCGACGAGGGCGAGGGCGTCGGGCGAAGCCACGACCGCATCGTCCAGCAGCGCGGCGACCGTCCCCGGCCCTCCGACATCGCGGGGAGCCGTCGCTGGCGCGATGAGGCCGTGAGCCGCGAGGCCGATCACGCGGGCGCGGCGGCCAGCGAGGCGAGCGTCTCGCCCATGATCAGCGCCTGTTCGTCGTCCGTCAGCCCGGTCAGTCCGTCGCGGAACGTCAGCGGTTCGGCGAGCCCCTCGGCATGCGGGTAATCCGACCCGAACAGCACCTGCGACGCCCCGATGACGTCACACAGCGCCGGGATGTCCTCCTCGTGATACGGCGAGACGAACACCTTGTCCTTCACCACCTCGCTCGGGCGGCCGGACACATACCCGCCGGGCCACGGCCCGTTGCGCCCCATGCCCTTCATCTTGTCCATCGCCGCCAGGAGATAGGGCACCCACAGCGAGCCGTTCTCCACCGACATGATCCGGATGTTCGGGAACCGGCCGAAGAAGTTCATGAACGTCAGGCCCGAGATCGTCTGCATGATCGGCAGGTCGCCGTAGAAGCTCGTCCACTGGAAGGCCGACTGCTGATGCGACGACGGGTTCGCCTCCTCGCCCCACGCCACCGAGAACAGCTCGTTGTAGCCGGACTCGGAGATGTGGAACGTGACGGTCACGCCGGCCTCGTCGACGCGCGACCAGAACGGGTCGAACACGGGGTCGGCGGGATTGCGCCCGCCCTGTGGTCCGGGGCGGAGGTGGATGAAGCGGGCGCCCCGTTCGAGCACGGACTCGAGCTCGGCCACGGCGGCGTCCACGTCGATGAGCGACATCAGCGGCACGCCGTAGATCCGGCCGTCGGCGCCGAAGCCCCAGTCCTCCTCGAGCCAGCGGTTGAACGAGTGCACGTTGAGGTACGTCCGCTCCGGATCGTCCTTCATGAAGTGTTCGACACAGACGGCAACCGTCGGGAAGAGCACCATCGCATCGACTCCCTGCTCGTCCATCCGCGCCAGGCGAGCCTCACGATTCTGGTACTCGGGCTGGACCGGCTCGATCGCGTCGTTCTCCTCGATCGGTAGGCCCGACTTCATGTTGCGCAGCATCTCGCGCAGCGAGCCCGGCTTCGTGTGGACCTCGGAGAACGGCTCGCTCAGGAACGTGAACGGACGGTCGCCGATCAGCACCTCCGAGCGATCGCCCGACTCCACCACCCGAACCGCCTCCTCCATCCGGGACGCCGGCATGAACCGGGTGAAACAGTCCTGCGGCTCGTAGTAGTGGTTGTCGGCGTCGAAGATCACGAACGCTCCGGATCTGCGTTGAGTTGTGGTCGTCCTGCAACCACAACTTGGTTAAGAAGCATCCTGGTCTGGATCGCGGACCTGACGCTGGTGTTAGATTTCCGTCAACGAGACCCGTAGGTCAAGGGGGACCCCCGTGGACAAGAACGACATGATCCTCGTCAGCGTCGATGATCACCTGTGTGAGCCACCCGACATGTTCGATCAGCACCTTCCCGCGAAGTGGAAGGACGAGGCGCCGAAGCTGATCCGCACCGAGACCGGCGACGACGTCTGGACCTTCAACGGCGCGGTGATCCCCAACGTCGGGCTCAACGCGGTCGCCGGTCGCCCCAAGGAGGAGTACGGCCTCGAGCCGACCTGCTTCGAGGAGATGCGGCCCGGTTGCTACAGCGTCGACGACCGCATCAAGGACATGGACGCGGGCGGCGTGCTCGGGTCGATGTGCTTCCCGTCGTTCCCCGGCTTCGCGGGGCGGCTCTTCGCCGACCACCCCGACAAGGAGTTCGCGGCCGACCTGATCCGGGCCTACAACGACTGGCACATCGACGAGTGGTGTGGGGCCCATCCCGGCCGCTTCATCCCGATGATCCTGCCGATGATCTGGTCCGCGGAGGAGACCGCCGCCGAGATCCGCCGGGTCGCCGACAAGGGCTGCCACTCGATCACCTTCACCGAGAACCCCGTGCCCCTCGGGCAGCCGAGCTGGCACGACGAGGACTACTGGGACCCGATGTTCCACGCGCTCGTCGACTGCGACACCGTGCTGTCGATCCACCTCGGGTCGTCGGGCCAGATGGTCGTCACCGCACCGGACGCCCCGATGGACGTCATGATCCAGATGCAGCCGATGAACATCTCCACAGCCGCGGCCGACCTGATCTGGTCGACCATCCCCCGCCGTCATTCCGACATCAAGATCGCGCTCTCCGAGGGTGGCACCGGCTGGGTCCCCTACTTCATGGACCGGGCCGACAAGACCTACGACATGCACCACCTCTGGACCGGTCAGGACTTCGGCGACCTCAAGCCGAGCGACGTGTTCCGCCGCAACTTCCTGACGTGCTTCATCACCGATCCGGTCGGCATCAAGATGCGCCACGAGATCGGCATCGACAACATCACCTGGGAGATGGACTACCCCCACTCCGACTCGAACTGGCCGTGGGCTCCGGAGGAACTCGAGGAGCACCTCGCCGATGTTCCCGACGACGAGATCCACAAGATCACCCATCGCAACGCGATGGAGTGGTTCTCCTACGACCCCTTCTCGGTGATCCCCCGCGAGGAGTGCACGGTGGGTGCGCTCCGGGCCCGAGCCGGCGACCACGACGTGTCGGAGAAGTCGATGCTCACCGGGCGCCACGACCGAGACGACAAGATCTCGCTGGCGGAGTTCGCGGGTCGCACCTCGGCCCGCTGAGGATGTACGACCTCGGCGGGCGCACCGCGCTCGTCACCGGCGCGGCCGGCGGCGGCATCGGCAAGGCCACCGCTCGCCGCCTTCTCCTCGAAGGAGCCAACGTGGTCGTCACCGATCCGCACGAGCGCCGCACCGACGAGACGGTCGCCGCGTTCGCCGACGAGTTCGGGGCCGACCGGGTGATGGGCGCGTACCTCGACGCCGGTGACCGCGACCAGATCGACGAGGTCCTCGCCGCCGCCCGCGACCGGTTCGGCATCGTCGACGTGCTCGTCAACAACGCCGCTGTCAATGCCCTCAATCCGGTGGGCGACATGACGCCCGAGGAGTGGGACTGGGCGATCGGGGTCAACCTCTCCGGCCCCTGGTACCTGTGCCGCGCCGTTCTCCCGGCGATGGCCGAACAGGGCTGGGGTTCGATCGTCAACATCACGTCCGTCGCCGGCTGGATCCACGGCACCAACGAGGGCCCCTACGCCGGGGCCAAGGCCGCGCTGCATCAGCTCACGCGGACGATAGCGACCGAGTACGGACCTCAGGGCATCCGCTGCAACGGCGTCGCCCCGGGAATCATCCACACGTGGTTCGTCGACGCCAAGGCGCCGCAGTTGCTGGACGAAGCGCCGAAGACGCCGGTGCGGCGCCTCGGCACGCCGGAGGACATCGCCAACGTCGTCGCCTGGCTGGTGAGCGACGAGTCGAGCTTCGTCACCGGCGAGACGATCAACGCCAGCGGGGGCTGGTACATGCGGCCCTAGCGGACGGCATCCACGAGCGCTTGGTCGAGACAGGTCGTCGCGGTCTCGTCGGCAGCCCGGACCGTCGTGGCCAGGGTGACGGTGAAGCTGTCCGCCCCCGCGAAGGTCGACAGGGCCGGGAACTCGATCTCGATCGCGCCGTCGACCCACCGCGCCGTCGCGGTTCCTTCGGGGGGCCGCTCGCCCGTGCCGAAGGGGAGGGCGGTGACCGGCGCGCCGTCCCGACGAATGGTCGGGAACGACCACTGCCACTCCGCACCGCCCAGGAACGCCCCGTCGTCGGTCTCGATGAACTCGCCGAACAGAACGGTGAGGCCGAACTCGAGGTCCCAGCCACCCGGGAGCGCGGCCGCGGTCGGGTCGTCGAACTCGATGTCCATGATGCCTCCGGGCGCGAACCCGTCGACCACCGAGTCGAGGTCGGGGCGGAAGTACACCTCCTCGATGTTGACCATGCGGATGGCGTCGACATCGGGCGTCGCGACGTCGCGATCGGTCGCCGTGCACGCGTTCTCCTGGAACTCGTTGCGCACGTCGCTCGCGTCGGACGGCTCCTGCGACGACGCCGCGATGGGTGACGGAGCGGCCTCGACCTCGGGCTCCGTGTGCGAGAAGCCGATCCGCGACCCGTCGGGCCGGTTGCCGAGCGCGTCGACCTGTCGACCCGTGAAGATGACATCGACCTCCTCACCCTCGTCGAGCCGCTCGCAGCGCGTGAAGCCGAAGTCCGGCACCCGTTCGAAGAAGAACCATCGCCCGCTCCCGAACGCATCGAGGTCGTACACGATGTCGCCGACGAAGCTCTCCGCCGTGCGCGAGTTCGCGCCGCCCTGCGGGTCGCCGGTGCACAGCGAGAGTTGACCCCAGAGATCGATTCCCGTGTTGCGCGACGGCGTCACCACCCGCCCGATGATGCGGTCCCCCTCGTAGGCGAACTCGAGCACGCCGTCGCCGATGAGGGTGAACTGCCCGAGCAGATCCGGCGAGATGCCTCCATCGACGGGCGAGGGGGTCATCGTCGGACCGTCGTTGCCGAGCGGGTCGTCGGGCGGCTCACCCGGGATGCCGTCGATCGGTTCGCCGGGCCCGCCGCCATCGTCGGCGCCGGGCACCACATCGTCTCCGGGCAGGTCGCCCACGTCATCGATGACCGCGGGCGGATCGCTGGAGACGCCGTCGTCGCCGCCGATCACGCCCGTGCCGACCAGGACCGCGCCGCCGAGGCCGATGCCGACCCCGATGACCGCGGCCGGGACCCAGCGAGGGAGTCCGTTGCCCGACGAGATGAGGGGCGGCTCGGGCGGGCCGATGTTCTTGCCGAATCGCGGCGTCTCGGCCACGACCGGAGCGGGGGACGCGTGATCGGCGCCACCGGACACGCGGGGCGGTGCCGCGTCGATCGCCACCATCTCACCCAGCGTGTCGCCGACCGCGAGCACGCGTTCCGGCCCGACCTCCGCCCGCGGCCAGTCGAGCGCGGGATCCGCCGGCTGGCGCTGGGGAACGCCACAGACGTCCCGTTCGGGCGGCGCGAGATGTTCCACCGGTCCGATCGTGTCGAACCAGCCCCCGCGCGCCGCATCGGCGTGATCCCGAAGGACTCTCGAGCCGGGGGTGCGGAGCCGAGCGGCGATCAGGCGGTCGAGCCGCCCGGCGTCGAGGTCCGCCACGAACCGGGCGAGACCCGACCGGGGCACGGCCGCGAAGATCCGGTCGTTCCGATCCGCGATCTCCAGAACCGACGCGTCCCAGGTGAGCGCGTACGGCCGGATCCGGAGGTCGGCGCGAACGCGGGTGGCGACGACCGCGCCCTCCGCCACGACCCCGTTCGGACGCGCGGCCGGTGCCGGTGCGCGATCCACGCCGCGCTCGCAGGGCAGCGGGCGCGCCCCGGCGACGATCTCGTCCGCGGCCGCGAGGTCGGGCGCCCCGACCACTCCGTCCAGGCGTTCCCGCGCCGCCGCCCAGGCGCGCTCGAGCAGGTCCTGCGCTCGGAGCCGACCCCGCCGTTCGCCCCGGAGCTTCGCGCGCCGGCCACCTTCGAGGAGATCGATGCCGAAGGCGCCTCGATCCAAATACCAGCCCCATCGATCGACAGCCGGCTCGATCTGCATCCGCGCGGCCCGCGGGAGGTCGGCGAGGAGACGCTCGCCCGACACGATGTCGCGACACAGGAGAACACCGCCGAGCGCGAGTGCCGTGGCCGCCTCGAGGTCGTGCT is a genomic window containing:
- a CDS encoding SDR family oxidoreductase, which gives rise to MTIDLFRYEGKRVVVVGGATGMGAATARMAADLGAEVIVLDVAPVEYDCAQSIEVDLRNQASVDAAADAIDGGVDAIFACAGVADGTAGIMLINFTAQRHFIDRIRSQGKLNAGGSIAFISSTAGLGWKNNRERVADFLSNADWASAAAWTEENPDTDSYGFSKEAINLYVVQQAFPMLKAGHRINAICPGPTVTPLAEANADMWLTFAADYREEAGVDTLQPEQMASTLIFLCSAAASGINGEMLQVDQGHTNASLYDAYDAPIVKMIAGDIEWDFAALGFE
- a CDS encoding transposase; its protein translation is MRRREVGGGWHHVLNRGARRLPVFGDEADYRAFLRILGQSLAASDARAHAYALMPNHFHLVLEATVDQMATTMKSLAASYTRRFNARYGYDGALFRGRYRSKPIASERQLRETVRYVHRNPVGDGPLDPTRLRWTSHLAYTGVVSGPSWLKTATVLHRFADDVATFDAFVSSGTAEGHGPRLLDPVLNVSGIRRIEAALGVESDAEREVLRAGGRGVRNDVRLAALLLGHLRGVEDVGSLAERYGYRNIATARSAIARARARVDRDPGFRALVSDAAARLDQWRRESTGV
- a CDS encoding AMP-binding protein, whose translation is MASPDALALVGRGGRFTLAELDAEVDRAAGALVALGVGSGDRVAMSLPNDVDIVIAFFAAMRLGAIWLGINRPLAPPEKAYMLRDAQAGVLLADADVAAAQRQHGEVPELREIVEVGEWRERVASADAATRATIDPLAPAAIAYTSGTTGFPKGAVHSQHNMLVPGRVSAVRGTHPDGGVMGVALPLTILNLVVLGPCVSYQCGLSLVCMDRVDGVGMAEWIAAERITTFSAVPAMVHDLLTNPAVTDDMLASIQAIGVGGADMPDAFRRLYEERFGVRVGTGYGLTEAPTAVTVEDVTEPPVEGSCGKALPQCSVRILDENGGDCAPGEPGEVCVGTATDGEFVDVWRPMLGYWNRADATAEALRGGLLHTGDIGSLDADGNLRIHDRKNDLIIRGGANVYPAEVERVLHESPAVAACAVIGVPDDRLGERVVAFVELMEDSAVSDADLIALCGQHLARYKVPDAITFVDGFARTPMGKIKKTVLREGM
- a CDS encoding amidohydrolase family protein; amino-acid sequence: MIFDADNHYYEPQDCFTRFMPASRMEEAVRVVESGDRSEVLIGDRPFTFLSEPFSEVHTKPGSLREMLRNMKSGLPIEENDAIEPVQPEYQNREARLARMDEQGVDAMVLFPTVAVCVEHFMKDDPERTYLNVHSFNRWLEEDWGFGADGRIYGVPLMSLIDVDAAVAELESVLERGARFIHLRPGPQGGRNPADPVFDPFWSRVDEAGVTVTFHISESGYNELFSVAWGEEANPSSHQQSAFQWTSFYGDLPIMQTISGLTFMNFFGRFPNIRIMSVENGSLWVPYLLAAMDKMKGMGRNGPWPGGYVSGRPSEVVKDKVFVSPYHEEDIPALCDVIGASQVLFGSDYPHAEGLAEPLTFRDGLTGLTDDEQALIMGETLASLAAAPA
- a CDS encoding amidohydrolase family protein, with product MDKNDMILVSVDDHLCEPPDMFDQHLPAKWKDEAPKLIRTETGDDVWTFNGAVIPNVGLNAVAGRPKEEYGLEPTCFEEMRPGCYSVDDRIKDMDAGGVLGSMCFPSFPGFAGRLFADHPDKEFAADLIRAYNDWHIDEWCGAHPGRFIPMILPMIWSAEETAAEIRRVADKGCHSITFTENPVPLGQPSWHDEDYWDPMFHALVDCDTVLSIHLGSSGQMVVTAPDAPMDVMIQMQPMNISTAAADLIWSTIPRRHSDIKIALSEGGTGWVPYFMDRADKTYDMHHLWTGQDFGDLKPSDVFRRNFLTCFITDPVGIKMRHEIGIDNITWEMDYPHSDSNWPWAPEELEEHLADVPDDEIHKITHRNAMEWFSYDPFSVIPREECTVGALRARAGDHDVSEKSMLTGRHDRDDKISLAEFAGRTSAR
- a CDS encoding SDR family oxidoreductase — translated: MYDLGGRTALVTGAAGGGIGKATARRLLLEGANVVVTDPHERRTDETVAAFADEFGADRVMGAYLDAGDRDQIDEVLAAARDRFGIVDVLVNNAAVNALNPVGDMTPEEWDWAIGVNLSGPWYLCRAVLPAMAEQGWGSIVNITSVAGWIHGTNEGPYAGAKAALHQLTRTIATEYGPQGIRCNGVAPGIIHTWFVDAKAPQLLDEAPKTPVRRLGTPEDIANVVAWLVSDESSFVTGETINASGGWYMRP